In the genome of Deinococcus radiopugnans ATCC 19172, the window GCCTGCGATTCCCCGAAGACCGCATATGTGCCACTGTGGGCAATAGACAGGCCCAGGTCAGAAGCTGCCCAACCCTGATGCGCTTTTCTGTTCTGCGCTGAGGGCCATGATGATCAATGCGGTACCAGTAGGCCAGTTCTTTGCCGATCTGTTTGGCCCACAGGTTTGATCCCCTGGCGCTCAGCGCAGTCAACACCGATGGCATGGGTGCGTAGGATCTGTGGAAATAATCTACCCACGCACCGAGCGCTATGTCCCAGATCACGTGACAGGTCACACCTCGCAGTGTGCGCTGTTCCCGTTTGCCCATCACAGCGATCAGCCGCTGGGAGTACACCCGCTGCAATCCAGATGTCTTTCGCCCGTTTTTCCCGACGCGTTTGAGACTTCGCTCCACGGGTGAAATCTCGATGCGGACGCGTTCGATGTGTTTCAACGCACTCTCGATTTCGAGGAGGTCACTCGTCCTGACCCCGCCGTGCGGGTGGAGCTTGTACCCCAGGTCTCTGGCCACCGTCCGCGCGTCGAGCGAAACCGCCTGGTAACCATCTGCATTCTTGCCCCTGTGAATCTCGGCCCGAAGAAGCGTCCAGACGTCAGCCGTCCGTGGACCGAGCTTGCTGAACTGCCTCATCAGTTCATCAAACAGGTCAAGGCCCTCGTCGTGATAGCTGATAGTTATCCCGGGCTGTCGTTCCCGGTAGACCGGCAAGCCACCTTCTATCTGCCACACATCAGATGTCCTCAGCGCTCTTTCAGCCACCATCATGGGCCGAGCCGATGGGACCAAAAGCATGTGCCCTGTCAGTTCAGGCTTATCTACGTTCATTGGCGCCCTGTGTCTTTCCTGCTCACTGACAAGGTGACGCGGGGGCGCTGCTCCTGATATGTATTGACCGGCTTACCTAACTTCTGACCTGCCCAGGGTGAGGGCAACCAAGATGCCCACGTGTCAACCACGGCTGGGGCGCTCACGAATCTTCGTTATCGCGAAGGTTGTCGGTGCAGCGACGGATAACATCATGGTATGGCAGTAGTGCGTCCGTTGCTCCTGTGCCGTTCACGGCAGGGAAACCGCTCATTTCAGTCGCCCTGGGCCATTTGGCCAGACATCATTCGATCAATAGTGGATACGGGGAAATACAGGTGACGCTTTCCAGGTCTGACAACAGGAACTGTGCCCGCCCTCGCAAGGGCATAGAGCGCGTCGCGGGAGTAAGCGATGTAACCGTAGTGCTCTTTCTGATATGTCAGGACTTCAGGAACAGTTAGCAACCTTTTCATGGTCATACCGATCTCCTTCGTACAAGCGCATTTGGTCTTGGCTTGTAAAAGAATCATATGACTTCGCCTATAACATAATCAACGCTCAAAACCGTGACGTTTGCGTGACCTGGGCGGACAAAATGGGGGAATCCATGGCAAAAATTCAATATTTCGACTTTGAGTGGCAGCGGCCCAAAGTCGTCTTACAGCTTTCACCCCTCGACGCGCGCCAGATTTTGGATCATCCAAGAGGACACTGGTCTGCTTCGGATGGCACTCCTATTGCGGATGCGATTGATGTTCAGAGTGGCCTTTTGCTACTTCCGTCAAGCACGGAATGGGAAACAGTTCGTTTGATGGACAGCAAAAACGTGATTGAAAATTTCATTATTCGTAATCCGAGTATCCGTCAAATTCGCCACTTAATCAAAAAATTTGGCCGTATGAAAAATAATGGTAGGGTCGAGGACGAACTAGAGCTCACACAAACTCGTGTCTCTGTGGCCCAAACTTTGGAAGACTCATATGTAGTGGAAAGTGCTGGCATCTGGATAGAGAATATTAGTCTTATTTATGCTGCAAATCGTGTATATATCTATAAATTGGGAATGTTAAGCACAGAAGAATTTATTTATGATATTTCCAGTATCCAGAATAAGGTGTTTCAGGATCATTTTTTGAAGCGGGCTGCGCTGAAAACTTCTGCTGACCGTATGAAGATCTTGACGGATAGTAAGAAATCTACAAAGGAACAGGATGACGTCCTGCAAGAAATATATGTATCGGTATATGAAGACATCTTAAATACAAAGTTATCCAATATAGATATCTCGATTACTTTAAGTTTTGGAAAAGAGGGAAAAGTGCAGACACATATGAAACCGAAAAATCTTGAAGATGCGCTTTGGCTCGCTTTCGCGCAGTATGTTTCTGGTGCTACGGAGCTACGCCAGTGTATCCGGTGTGAAAAAGTTTACCCGCACCGTGGCCATAAGGATCGCCAGTACTGCGGTGGGGCGTGCCGCCAGGCGGCAAGTCGAGCGAGAAGAGGCTTGTAGAGTGCAACATCTGTGCAACAACCGGACCCGGATGAGTACGTATCGCCTCAGGTGATTTCGGGGCTACGACTTGAAAATATGCCGCCTATACGTACTTTCTCCTACCACCTCCAATCAGCCTTGACTTTTGATTGGATACTCTTAATCAGCGGGTTGTAGGTTCGATTCCTACACGATCCACCACACGGAAACGCAGCCTCAGCGCTGCGTTTCTTTTATGTTGCCGCTCTTCTTGGAAATGCGCTGAAACTGGCAGGTGTATAGGTTTGACGGGGAGGCATCAGTCCGCCGTCTGTACGGCTGAAAGGCGGGGAAGCAGTTGAACTTCTGCTTCCCCGCCTTTCTCTTCCTGCTCGTCAACTCCACTCAGGCGCTGGCGGTCTCTCCCGGCTCCTGCGCCAGATGTAGCCAGGTGCTCAGCACCGAATCCGGGTTCAGGCTCACCGAGTCGATGCCCTGGTCCATCAGCCACTGGGCCAGCGCCGGGTGATCGCTCGGCCCCTGCCCGCAGATGCCGATGTACTTGCCCGCCCGCTTGGCTGCGGCAATCGCCTGCGCCATCAGCGCCAGCACTGCCGGGTCCTGCTCGTCGAACAGGTCCGCCACCAGGCCCGAGTCACGGTCTAGCGCCAGCGTGAGCTGGGTCAGGTCGTTGCTGCCGATGGAAAAGCCGTCGAAGTGTTCCAGGAACTGCT includes:
- a CDS encoding adenylosuccinate synthetase yields the protein MMVAERALRTSDVWQIEGGLPVYRERQPGITISYHDEGLDLFDELMRQFSKLGPRTADVWTLLRAEIHRGKNADGYQAVSLDARTVARDLGYKLHPHGGVRTSDLLEIESALKHIERVRIEISPVERSLKRVGKNGRKTSGLQRVYSQRLIAVMGKREQRTLRGVTCHVIWDIALGAWVDYFHRSYAPMPSVLTALSARGSNLWAKQIGKELAYWYRIDHHGPQRRTEKRIRVGQLLTWACLLPTVAHMRSSGNRRRPREYFEAALDKLEGLGILDHWHYAERDAAKMRTGAGVSGAVDQWLASIVVIQAPPAWIGGLPLQRNKSPPGD